Proteins from a single region of Diorhabda sublineata isolate icDioSubl1.1 chromosome 2, icDioSubl1.1, whole genome shotgun sequence:
- the LOC130452889 gene encoding helix-loop-helix protein delilah-like, with amino-acid sequence MNSLLQYSNLSERLSSQLPEINFSDDNNNNHDFENTAPTKEDKYSLRPRSLRRVTENAKESLGETTHRQSKTHKPKQKAAPLSKYRRKTANARERNRMREINQAFETLRRIIPHMQATHIPGANEKLTKITTLRLAMKYISTLSAALNGSTEIESLSDYSDFDCLFLESDGESISDHSGSLLTSPDFPEPSLSPVDFGDPSLPALLHTDFTEHSLEPADFSDFLLT; translated from the coding sequence ATGAACTCGTTACTACAGTACAGTAATCTTTCCGAGCGTCTTAGCTCGCAACTacctgaaataaatttttcggACGACAACAACAATAATCATGATTTCGAGAATACTGCTCCTACAAAAGAGGATAAATATTCTCTTAGGCCGAGATCTTTGAGAAGGGTGACAGAAAACGCTAAAGAGTCCTTAGGAGAAACTACTCACCGACAAAGTAAGACGCATAAACCTAAACAAAAAGCGGCACCTTTAAGTAAATATAGGCGAAAAACCGCTAACGCCAGAGAACGTAATAGAATGAGGGAAATTAATCAAGCTTTTGAAACATTGAGGAGGATAATACCTCACATGCAGGCGACACACATACCTGGTGCTAACGAGAAGTTGACAAAAATAACTACACtgagattagctatgaaatatatttcgacCTTAAGCGCAGCTTTGAATGGCTCTACCGAAATTGAATCTTTATCTGATTATAGTGACTTTGATTGTCTGTTTCTTGAATCGGACGGAGAATCGATTTCAGATCACTCGGGATCGTTGCTCACATCCCCTGATTTTCCGGAACCATCATTATCACCTGTGGATTTCGGTGATCCTTCTTTACCTGCACTACTACATACCGACTTTACTGAGCATTCTTTAGAACCTGCTGATTTTAGTGATTTTCTATTAACGTAA